Proteins encoded together in one Solanum lycopersicum chromosome 7, SLM_r2.1 window:
- the LOC138337200 gene encoding uncharacterized protein — protein MAAMIHQVIRGHRINFCYNELPVEGRSHNKALHITVICRDKVVNRVLVDDGSGLNICPLSMLRNLNFDLGKVKQKKVNVRAFDGVQRDTLGAVNLTLQMGPVEFGAQFQVLDIDTSYNLLLGRPFIHMAEAVPSTLHQMMKLVGKMKS, from the coding sequence ATGGCTGCCATGATTCATCAAGTTATTCGGGGGCACCGAATCAACTTTTGTTACAATGAGTTGCCAGTCGAAGGAAGATCACACAACAAAGCGTTGCACATTACCGTGATATGTCGTGACAAGGTTGTCAACCGTGTTTTGGTAGATGATGGATCCGGTTTGAATATCTGCCCATTGTCGATGTTGAGGAACCTAAATTTTGACCTCGGGAAAGTGAAGCAGAAAAAGGTTAATGTAAGAGCGTTTGATGGTGTTCAAAGAGACACATTAGGGGCAGTGaatttgacccttcaaatgggcccCGTAGAGTTCGGCGCACAATTCCAAGTATTGGACATAGACACCAGCTAcaaccttcttttgggaaggccaTTTATCCACATGGCTGAAGCCGTCCCCTCTACTCTCCATCAAATGATGAAGCTTGTaggaaaaatgaagagttag